GGAGACGCCCGGTGTCGGTGACCTCGCCGATGACGGTGGCGGCCACTCCCCAGCGCTCGCAGATCTCCATGAACGCGTCGAGGCGGTCGGGACGCACCACGGCGGCCATCCGCTCCTGGGACTCGCTCATGAGGATTTCCTCGGGAGCCAGGCTCGGGTCGCGCAGCGGAACGCGGTCAAGTTCGACGTGCATGCCGCCGTCACCGGCACTGGCCAGCTCCGAGGTGGCGCACGAGATACCGGCTGCACCGAAGTCCTGCAGGGCCTCGACGACGCCAGCATTGAACAGATCAAGGGTGCACTCGATGAGCAACTTCTCCATGAAGGGGTCGCCCACCTGGACGCTGGGCCGCTTGGACTCCCCTTCAGCGGCGAAGGACTCGGAGGCCAGGATCGAGGCTCCACCGATGCCGTCACCACCGGTAGCGGCGCCGAAGAGGATGACGAGATTGCCCACACCGGAGGCCTTGGCGAACTGCAGGTCCTCGTGACGCAGCACGCCGACGCACAGCGCATTGACCAGCGGGTTGCCGTAGTAGGTGGGATCGAAGAGGGTCTGGCCGCCGATCGTCGGCAGGCCGAGGCAGTTTCCGTAGTCGGCGATGCCCGAGACGACACCGGGCAGGACGCGGGCGGTGTCGGGGCGGTCGAGAGGCCCGAAGGCCAGCGCATTCATGACGCCGACCGGGCGAGCACCCATGGCCATGATGTCGCGGACGATGCCACCGACTCCGGTAGCCGCACCCTGGTGGGGCTCGACGTAGGACGGGTGGTTGTGGGACTCGGCCTTGAAGGTGACGGCCAACCCATGGCCGATGTCGACGACGCCGGCGTTGTCACCAATACCTGCCAGCAGCGGGCCGAGCGGCGTGCGCTGGGGCAGGTCGCCAAAGCGTCGCAGGTACTTCTTCGACGACTTGTACGAGCAATGCTCCGACCACATCACCGAGTACATGGCGAGTTCGCCACCGGTGGGGCGGCGTCCCAGGATCTCCCGGATGCGCTGGTACTCGTCGACGGACAGCCCCAATTCGGCCCAGGGCTGTTCGACGTCAGGGGTGCGGACGGCGTTCTCAACTGTGTCTGCCACAGGACAAATCTAGCCGCTGTGTGGCGTCAGCGCCGCCCCGGCCACGTATCTCAATGGACTCAACCCCAATCTTGGGCGAGAAGAGTCTTACCATGAGCCGAGTGAGTACCACCCCATCAAGCCCTCGTCGCCGCAGTGCCATGACGTGGGTGGTGTGGATCACCGCAGTCATCGCATACGGATGTGCTGTCATGCAACGCACCTCCTTGGGCGTCATGGGGCTGACGGCAGCCGACCATTTCAACGCCCCCGCATCCGTCGTCGCCACCTTCATGGTGCTGCAGCTCGCGGTCTACGCCGTCCTGCAAGTCCCGGCTGGGGTGGCCGTCGATCGATGGGGGTCACGAGTTGTCATCACTGCCGGATCAGCCCTGATGGCCCTTGGGCAGGTCTCCATGGCTCTGGCCGGGAGCGTCGGTGGGGCCATGATGGCCCGCATCTTGGTGGGATGTGGAGACGCCTTCATCTTCGGCTCTGCCGTGCGTCTGGTGCCTGCCTGGTTTCCGTCTCGTCAGATCCCGTTGATGACGCAGCTCACCGGTCTGTTGGGCCAGTTCGGACAGGTCGTCTCGGCTGTCGGCCTGGTGAGGATGGTGAACAGCCAGGGCTGGCGTCTGACCTATCTGGTCGCGGCGGCAGTGGCGGTAGCGGCCACCGTGCTGGCTGTTCTTCTCATCCGTGACTTCCCACCCGGAGTCGAGCCGGAGCGTACCGACGCCAACTTCAAGCAACTCCCCCGTCAGGTGGCCGAAGTCGTCAGGCATCCCTCGACGAGGTTGGCCTTCTGGGCGCACATGTCATCCAATTTCGCCGGTATCGTCTTCTCGCTGATGTGGGGAATGCCCTACCTCACCCATGCTGAAGGTCGATCAACGGCGACCGCCTCGACCCTCATGACGGTGTACGTCGTCGCGAACGCCGTCTCCGGTCCTCTGGCAGGCATTCTCACCAGCCGCCACCCGATCCGACGCGGCACTCTCATCGAGGGCATGATCGGTATGTCCGCGCTGGCCTGGTTGGTCGTCCTGGTGTGGCCGGGGCATGCACCGCTGTGGCTGCTCTACGTCCTGGTCATCTGTCTGGGCGTTTCCCTGCCCGGTGGAGGTGTCGGGTTCGACGTGGCGCGAACCTTCCAGCCCGGCAACCGTCTGGCGACCGCAACTGGTGTGGCCATCACGGGCGGTTTCCTCTGCGGTCTGCTGGAAATCGAGATCATTGGCCTACTGCTCGACGTGTTGTGCCCCGGCGGCCACTACACCCTCGGCGGCTTCCGTTGGGCCATGGCAACCCAGCTCGTCTTCTTCGCCATCGGTCTGACTGGCTTGCAGGTCAACCAGCGCCGTCTCTACCGGATCATGATCGACCAGGGCGTGACGGTGCCGACGTGGCGCGAGGCCCTGGCGCGACAGTGGCGGGTCGTCCGGCAGCGTCGCCGCTGAACAACCCGCCACGAGCAGGTGCAACCTGGTTGCTTGTCAGGCGTTGTAGTCACGGGCGGTCTCGGCGCGCGAGGCCGTGTCCCGACTCTCCTTGACCATCCGCATCAGGCCACCGGAAGCCGAAGGATGGCTGACCAGCCAGCGATCAGCAGCCGCGGCGACGTCACCGTCGGGGAAGAGCCCGACAACCAGACGCTGGGCCATCTCGATGGGGAACTCCTGCCAGATTTGTTCGAGGTCGTCGAAGTAGGAGCCGTTGAGGCCGGCAAAGGTCTCGGATCCCAGCGGGGTGCGCAGACCGTCGAGGAGGGCCAGGCAGTGCTCGTTGGACAGCTCGCCAGGGGTGCGCAGGCGACGGTAGGCCTCCTGCTTGGCGGCATCGTCGGGACGAGCGGTCAGGGCAGCCATGTGGTGGGCGACGCCGGTCTTGGTGCGGTCGCGTTCCAGCTCGGCATCCAGGTCCTCGACGCTGGCCTGTCCGAGGGCTGCCAGGGCCATCCAGGCCTGCCACCTCAACTCAGGGTCGACAACCAAACCTGTGACGTTGCCGTCCAGGAGTCCACGAACCCGATCGGCCGAGTCCGGGTCGGCTGCCGACAGGGTGAGCGCGTGGCGGGCCCAGATACGCTGCAGGTCGCTGCCGGGCTCGGACCCGTCGAGTCCCTGCCAGGCGCGGGCGGCCTCGGCCCCACGAGCGGTGTCGCGGGCAGAATCGGGAAGGTAGTTCTCGACTGCCATCCGTGTCTGCTGCAAGACGGTGGTGAGGATGGCCGGCTCGGTCTCCTTGGGGCCATGCTGGGCAGCGGCGTCGAGGTAGTCCTGGACCTTGAGCTTGGCGTCACGCACCGCGTTCCACAGCATCGACCAGACCAGGGCGCGGGCCAGCGGGTTCGACAGGCCGGACAGGTGGGCCAGCGCGGTCGCCGTCCCGGTGTCTCCCAGACGCACCTTGGCGTAGGTGAGGTCGTCGTCGTTGATGAGGACGAGATCCGGGGCGGGCTTACCGACGGCCTCACGCACCGGAGTGCGCGGGGAGGACAAGGTGACATCAATGAGGTCGGTGCGCACCAGATCGTCTCCCTGAAGGGAGTACAGGCCGACGCGCAGGGTGTGGGGGCGGTTGACGTCACGACCCGTGCGCACGTCCAGGGAGTCACGCACCACGGTGAGTTCCTGGACGGTCCCGTCGGTGACGGTGAGCTCGGGCAACAGGACGTCGGGGCCGGCAGTCTTGAGCCAGGCATCGACCCAGGAGGTCAGGTCGCGCCCGCAGGCTTTCTCGAGGTGACGGATGAGGTCGTCGAGGGTGGCCGAGGAGAAGGCCAGTTCGCGGAAGTAGTGGCGTGCCGCGCTGAAGAACTTCTCGACGCCGACGTGGGCGACAAGCTGCTTGAGCACCGACGCTCCCTTGGCGTAGGTGATGCCGTCGAAGTTCTGACGGGCCGCCTCCAGATCGACGATGTCAGCGACGATGGGGTGGGTCGTCGACTGCTGGTCGGCGGTGTAGGCCCAGGCCTTGCGACCCACGGCAAAGTTCGTCCAAGCCTCGCGATACTGTGTGGCGTTGACCGAGGCGTGGGCTCCCATGTACTCGGCGAAGGATTCCTTGAGCCACAGATCATCCCACCACTTGGGGGTCACGAGGTCTCCGAACCACATATGAGCCATCTCGTGGAGGATGGTGTTGGTCCGGGCGGCAAGCTCGGAGCGAGTTGCCGGGCCGCGGTGGATGTAGTTCTCGGTGAAGGTCACCAGGCCCGGATTCTCCATGGCGCCCAGGTTGTACTCGGGCACGAAGATCTGGTCGTACTTGCCCCACGGGTAGGGGTAGCCGAAGGCATCGTGGTAGAAAGCCAGGCCCTGCTTGGTGATCTCGAAGATCGCCTCATCGTCGACATACTCGGCCAAGGAGGCACGAGCGAGGATTCCCAGCGGAATGGATTCTGAGCCGTCACGGGAGTGCCATTCGTCCTCGAATCGCACGTACGGGCCAGCGGCGATGGCGGTGAGGTAGGTCGACATCCGCGGGGTCAGGGCGAAGTCGTGCAGGATGCCGTCTTCCTCCTCCCGGGTGTCCTCATGGACCTGGTTGGAGATGACGCGCCATCCCTGCGGTGCGAGGACGTCGAAGTCGACGTGGGCCTTGAGGTCGGGCTGCTCGAAGACCGTGTACATACGGCGTGAGTCGGCGGCCTCGAAGTGGGTGTAGAGGTAGACGTTGCCGTCAGCCGGGTCAACGAAGCGGTGCAGACCCTGGCCGGTGTGCTGGTACGGCAGCTTGGCGGTCACGACGACGAGGTTCTTGCGGCGGGTGTTCAACCCGTGAAGCTGGATACGTGAGCCGTCGTACTCCGGCTCGACCTCCTCATCGTTGACGATGACCGACTCAATCTCGCCGTCGAGCAAGTCCAAGAAGGTGTCGGGCTCCTTGGTCGAGAATCGCACCCTGGTGCTGGAGGTGAAGTGGGTGGCCCCATCAGCGTCAGCACCACGCACGTCGATGCGGACGTGGTATCTCTCGACCGTGATGATCTCAGAGCGGTGACGGGCTTCCTCGCGGGTCAAATTCATCGAACTCACACCACCAGACTAAGACAGTGACACGAGCCGTGAGCATCCAGAGGCAGTATTCGTCTGGATGGAGCGGTTCTTCGCGTTGAGTGCGGCCTGGCGAGTGGAGGCCTCCTGCGATGAGGAACGTGCACCGCTTTTAGCCGGGCACGTCGACGACTGGGCGCACAGGGCAGACAGCACCCACCCCGCGTAGCACAATGAACTACACAGTTATCAGGGGCAGAGGTGACGTCATGGGTTTTTCGATCCGTTTAACCGACCACGAGCGTCGCGTAGCGGA
The genomic region above belongs to Cutibacterium equinum and contains:
- the pepN gene encoding aminopeptidase N, encoding MNLTREEARHRSEIITVERYHVRIDVRGADADGATHFTSSTRVRFSTKEPDTFLDLLDGEIESVIVNDEEVEPEYDGSRIQLHGLNTRRKNLVVVTAKLPYQHTGQGLHRFVDPADGNVYLYTHFEAADSRRMYTVFEQPDLKAHVDFDVLAPQGWRVISNQVHEDTREEEDGILHDFALTPRMSTYLTAIAAGPYVRFEDEWHSRDGSESIPLGILARASLAEYVDDEAIFEITKQGLAFYHDAFGYPYPWGKYDQIFVPEYNLGAMENPGLVTFTENYIHRGPATRSELAARTNTILHEMAHMWFGDLVTPKWWDDLWLKESFAEYMGAHASVNATQYREAWTNFAVGRKAWAYTADQQSTTHPIVADIVDLEAARQNFDGITYAKGASVLKQLVAHVGVEKFFSAARHYFRELAFSSATLDDLIRHLEKACGRDLTSWVDAWLKTAGPDVLLPELTVTDGTVQELTVVRDSLDVRTGRDVNRPHTLRVGLYSLQGDDLVRTDLIDVTLSSPRTPVREAVGKPAPDLVLINDDDLTYAKVRLGDTGTATALAHLSGLSNPLARALVWSMLWNAVRDAKLKVQDYLDAAAQHGPKETEPAILTTVLQQTRMAVENYLPDSARDTARGAEAARAWQGLDGSEPGSDLQRIWARHALTLSAADPDSADRVRGLLDGNVTGLVVDPELRWQAWMALAALGQASVEDLDAELERDRTKTGVAHHMAALTARPDDAAKQEAYRRLRTPGELSNEHCLALLDGLRTPLGSETFAGLNGSYFDDLEQIWQEFPIEMAQRLVVGLFPDGDVAAAADRWLVSHPSASGGLMRMVKESRDTASRAETARDYNA
- a CDS encoding MFS transporter; the encoded protein is MTWVVWITAVIAYGCAVMQRTSLGVMGLTAADHFNAPASVVATFMVLQLAVYAVLQVPAGVAVDRWGSRVVITAGSALMALGQVSMALAGSVGGAMMARILVGCGDAFIFGSAVRLVPAWFPSRQIPLMTQLTGLLGQFGQVVSAVGLVRMVNSQGWRLTYLVAAAVAVAATVLAVLLIRDFPPGVEPERTDANFKQLPRQVAEVVRHPSTRLAFWAHMSSNFAGIVFSLMWGMPYLTHAEGRSTATASTLMTVYVVANAVSGPLAGILTSRHPIRRGTLIEGMIGMSALAWLVVLVWPGHAPLWLLYVLVICLGVSLPGGGVGFDVARTFQPGNRLATATGVAITGGFLCGLLEIEIIGLLLDVLCPGGHYTLGGFRWAMATQLVFFAIGLTGLQVNQRRLYRIMIDQGVTVPTWREALARQWRVVRQRRR